In a genomic window of Amycolatopsis japonica:
- a CDS encoding oxidoreductase yields the protein MTKETDGRVWLITGCSSGFGRHLVLAALDAGDRVMATARRPETLAELEALGQGRVRTAALDVTDPAQVETAVQATLAEFGRIDVLVNNAGHGSVGAVEELTMAELRSLMDVMFFGAVEVTKAVLPHLRAQESGAIVQMSSMGGQQSPPGFGAYCSAKFALEAMSESLAAEVAPFGVKVLIVEPGAFRTEFGGSRLHRSRVIDAYRESTGEIRDFVEGMDGSQPGDPAKAAAAILKVLDSDDAPLRLALGDDAVDGLRATHEVRAAELAAWEELSRSTAL from the coding sequence ATGACGAAGGAAACCGACGGCCGCGTCTGGCTGATCACCGGCTGCTCGTCCGGGTTCGGCAGGCACCTCGTGCTGGCCGCGCTCGACGCGGGTGACCGCGTGATGGCCACGGCGCGCCGTCCGGAGACGCTGGCGGAACTGGAAGCCCTCGGCCAGGGCCGGGTGCGCACCGCGGCGCTCGACGTCACCGACCCGGCGCAGGTCGAGACAGCCGTGCAGGCGACGCTCGCCGAGTTCGGCCGGATCGACGTCCTGGTCAACAACGCCGGCCATGGTTCGGTCGGCGCGGTCGAGGAACTGACCATGGCCGAGCTGCGGTCGCTGATGGACGTGATGTTCTTCGGCGCCGTCGAGGTGACGAAGGCGGTCTTGCCGCATCTTCGGGCGCAGGAAAGCGGTGCGATCGTGCAGATGAGCTCGATGGGCGGTCAGCAGAGCCCGCCCGGGTTCGGGGCTTACTGCTCGGCGAAGTTCGCGCTGGAGGCGATGTCGGAGTCCCTGGCCGCGGAAGTCGCACCGTTCGGCGTGAAGGTGCTGATCGTGGAGCCCGGCGCGTTCCGGACCGAGTTCGGCGGCAGCCGGCTGCACCGCTCCCGGGTGATCGACGCCTATCGCGAATCCACGGGCGAAATCCGGGATTTCGTCGAAGGGATGGACGGTTCGCAGCCCGGCGACCCGGCGAAGGCCGCCGCCGCGATCCTGAAGGTGCTGGACAGCGACGACGCTCCGCTCCGGCTCGCGCTCGGCGACGACGCTGTCGACGGGCTGCGCGCCACGCACGAGGTGAGGGCGGCGGAGCTGGCCGCCTGGGAAGAGCTGAGCCGCTCCACCGCCCTCTGA